In one Dehalogenimonas formicexedens genomic region, the following are encoded:
- a CDS encoding Crp/Fnr family transcriptional regulator, with translation MDYQTASSALKSSFLFSSISDQDLADLLARAEEKQFVQGEYFFWEGGAPDNFFLLISGRVKVIKHGSQGRETAVAFFSPGEIFGEVAVLEDKPYPASAVALETSAALSINRQAFRDFVRRHPEVTLAMIGILSGRLREAQSRLHDLAGERVEQRLSRTLYRLYSKLGPELPFTRQDLADMSGTTLETTVRYLSRLKQEGIITSKRGLVVIGDGPKLAVLAEG, from the coding sequence ATGGACTATCAAACGGCATCGTCTGCCCTCAAGAGCAGTTTTCTTTTCTCATCTATTTCGGATCAAGATCTGGCGGATTTATTGGCGCGCGCTGAGGAAAAACAATTCGTCCAGGGGGAATATTTTTTCTGGGAGGGCGGCGCGCCGGACAACTTCTTTTTACTCATTTCCGGCAGGGTGAAGGTGATCAAGCACGGGTCCCAGGGCCGGGAAACCGCAGTCGCCTTTTTTAGTCCGGGAGAAATCTTCGGCGAGGTAGCCGTTCTCGAAGATAAGCCGTATCCCGCATCAGCCGTCGCTCTCGAAACCTCGGCCGCTCTATCCATAAACCGTCAGGCATTTCGGGATTTTGTCCGGAGACACCCGGAGGTGACACTGGCAATGATCGGCATCCTTTCCGGGCGTTTACGGGAAGCCCAGAGCCGCCTTCACGACCTGGCGGGGGAACGCGTTGAACAGAGGCTGTCGAGGACGCTTTATCGCCTGTATTCGAAACTCGGTCCGGAACTCCCGTTTACCCGGCAGGACCTGGCTGATATGTCCGGGACAACACTGGAAACGACAGTCCGCTACTTAAGCCGGCTTAAACAAGAGGGGATAATCACATCTAAACGGGGACTGGTCGTGATCGGGGACGGACCCAAGCTTGCGGTGTTAGCTGAAGGTTGA
- a CDS encoding ATP-binding protein, translated as MPVRKIVKIDEEKCNGCGECVPSCVEGAIHIIDGKARLVSETYCDGLGACLGECPMDAISIEEREAPEFDEAAAVEHSARKTMKQAVHSCPSTRMMSFDRPLGAPEKRPAETPDRSMLSNWPVQLTLVPPHAPFLKGADILLTADCVPFAYPNFHRDFLQGKSLLIACPKLDDCEAYLDKLIQIFRNAQPRSVTVLRMEVPCCGGLTQLVRQASLESGVSVPIQETTIGIRGQVLDLA; from the coding sequence ATGCCGGTCCGAAAGATAGTTAAAATCGACGAAGAGAAATGCAACGGTTGTGGCGAATGCGTCCCGTCCTGCGTCGAAGGGGCCATCCATATTATAGACGGTAAAGCCAGATTAGTTTCCGAAACCTACTGCGACGGCCTTGGAGCCTGCCTGGGCGAATGCCCGATGGATGCCATTTCCATTGAGGAGAGAGAAGCTCCTGAGTTTGATGAGGCGGCGGCTGTCGAACACTCTGCCCGAAAAACAATGAAGCAAGCGGTGCATTCTTGCCCTTCAACCCGTATGATGTCGTTCGATCGACCGTTGGGGGCTCCCGAAAAAAGACCGGCAGAAACCCCCGATCGGTCGATGTTATCAAATTGGCCCGTCCAATTGACCCTGGTGCCTCCTCACGCCCCTTTTTTGAAGGGCGCTGATATTTTGCTGACGGCAGACTGCGTTCCTTTTGCTTATCCCAACTTCCACCGGGATTTCCTCCAGGGCAAGAGCCTGCTGATTGCCTGCCCCAAGCTTGACGACTGCGAGGCATATCTCGATAAACTGATCCAGATATTCCGGAATGCCCAGCCTCGAAGCGTCACCGTCTTACGCATGGAGGTTCCCTGCTGTGGCGGTTTAACACAGCTGGTGCGACAGGCATCTCTTGAGTCCGGGGTCAGTGTACCTATCCAGGAGACGACCATTGGCATCCGCGGGCAGGTTCTGGATTTAGCCTGA
- the infC gene encoding translation initiation factor IF-3 — MVKELRVNEKILGREVRVLGENAEQLGVMTVAAAKELARRNSLDLVEVAPTSIPPVCRLMDYGKYRYEQTKKEREAKKGQKMSLLKEVRLRPKIGEHDYEAKVRSIQKQLEAGDKVKVTIMFRGREITHSDLGIKILRRIAEELADVSIVEGQPTLLGSRIHLMLVPKPGAKVKTKEGQPENAQAKNP, encoded by the coding sequence ATAGTTAAAGAACTCCGAGTCAACGAGAAAATCCTGGGCCGCGAAGTTCGGGTGCTCGGTGAGAACGCCGAACAACTGGGTGTTATGACCGTAGCGGCTGCCAAGGAACTAGCCCGTCGCAACAGCCTCGACCTGGTTGAAGTAGCCCCGACATCAATACCTCCTGTTTGCCGTCTCATGGACTACGGCAAATATCGCTACGAACAAACCAAGAAAGAGCGAGAAGCTAAAAAAGGTCAGAAGATGTCGCTTCTCAAAGAGGTTCGCCTTCGCCCCAAAATCGGCGAGCATGATTACGAGGCTAAGGTCCGCAGCATCCAGAAACAACTGGAAGCCGGGGACAAGGTAAAAGTGACCATCATGTTCCGTGGCCGGGAAATTACTCATTCGGATCTGGGTATTAAGATATTGAGGCGAATCGCCGAAGAGTTGGCGGATGTTTCGATTGTTGAAGGTCAGCCTACGCTTCTGGGTTCGAGAATTCATTTGATGCTGGTGCCTAAGCCTGGCGCCAAAGTGAAAACAAAGGAAGGTCAACCTGAAAATGCCCAAGCTAAAAACCCATAA
- the rpmI gene encoding 50S ribosomal protein L35 — protein MPKLKTHKGAQNRFKLTGNGKMMRMKGLKSHLRRNKSKRARRQFDEMIPVAKADVQRLSRLIPYGTP, from the coding sequence ATGCCCAAGCTAAAAACCCATAAAGGTGCACAGAACCGCTTCAAGCTTACCGGTAACGGTAAGATGATGCGCATGAAAGGCCTGAAGAGCCACTTGCGGCGCAACAAGTCGAAAAGAGCACGGAGACAGTTCGATGAGATGATCCCGGTAGCTAAGGCTGACGTCCAGCGTCTCAGCCGTCTCATTCCTTACGGTACGCCTTAG
- the rplT gene encoding 50S ribosomal protein L20 — MARIKGGVATHKRHKNILALTKGHRGQRNHIWRRAHESMTHALAYAFAHRRDRKGDFRKLWIARINAAARLNGTTYGRLIDGLAKSGIELDRKVLADMAVSQPQAFADLVKTAVS; from the coding sequence ATGGCACGCATCAAGGGTGGTGTAGCTACCCATAAGAGACACAAAAATATCTTGGCCTTGACTAAAGGCCATCGCGGCCAGCGCAATCATATTTGGCGCCGCGCTCATGAGAGCATGACTCATGCCCTGGCCTATGCCTTTGCCCACCGCAGAGACCGGAAAGGTGATTTCCGGAAGTTGTGGATCGCACGGATTAACGCCGCGGCGCGTCTCAACGGGACGACTTACGGTCGGTTGATCGACGGCTTGGCAAAGTCGGGCATTGAACTTGACCGCAAAGTCCTGGCGGATATGGCGGTGTCTCAACCGCAAGCTTTCGCCGATCTCGTCAAAACAGCAGTTAGTTAA
- the dxs gene encoding 1-deoxy-D-xylulose-5-phosphate synthase: MPKILDSINSPADLKPLSLADLNKLAVELREEMVSRVTANGGHLASSLGAVELSIALHRVFDCPRDKIVWDVGHQSYAHKLLTGRREQFATLRQFGGLSGFTCRDESPYDAFTAGHASTSISAAVGMAVARDFANDDYNVIAVIGDGAITGGMALEALNNAGHLGRRLIVILNDNGMSISPTVGAMSRLLGKVRFDKRYYKTSENSKRLLSKFGIGNRIWELGQRVKGSMKKMIMPTTLWEEFGFAYTGPIDGHNIADLMSALEQAKNYSHKPALIHVVTTKGKGYEPAESDAINFHGISPKGSPKKNGNSHKVPSYSEIFARTVEKIARDNPRIVVITAAMPDGYSLGHMQSTMPDRIFDVGICEQHAVTFAAGMAAQGMTPVVAVYSTFLQRAFDQIIHDVALQKLPVVFALDRGGIVGEDGKTHQGIFDLSYLSLIPDLIVAAPKDENELQHMLYTATRCGRPMAVRYPRGAGTGVELDNEFREIPIGSAEIVRQGHDVAVLAAGASVAAALEAAELLETKGIKATVVNVRYISPLDDNLILEIAKDIKSFVTVEENVLAGGLGSRVASLLKRTDLNDVRLKSLGIPDEFVTHGTQSRLRANYHLDAEGIAGEVAAFAEDAEFSKQFLVSS; the protein is encoded by the coding sequence ATGCCTAAAATTCTAGACAGTATTAATTCCCCAGCTGACCTCAAACCCCTGTCTTTGGCCGACCTGAACAAATTGGCGGTCGAATTACGGGAAGAGATGGTCTCCCGAGTGACCGCCAACGGCGGTCATCTTGCTTCAAGCCTGGGAGCGGTGGAATTAAGCATTGCGCTGCACCGGGTTTTCGATTGTCCAAGAGACAAGATTGTTTGGGACGTGGGGCATCAATCCTACGCCCATAAGTTGTTGACCGGCCGTAGAGAGCAATTCGCGACCCTGCGGCAATTCGGCGGGTTATCAGGGTTCACCTGCAGGGACGAGAGCCCGTACGATGCCTTTACCGCCGGTCATGCCAGTACCTCGATCTCGGCCGCGGTGGGAATGGCGGTCGCCAGAGATTTTGCAAATGATGATTACAATGTGATAGCCGTCATCGGTGACGGCGCGATTACGGGTGGTATGGCGTTGGAAGCCCTCAACAATGCAGGGCATCTTGGCAGGCGCCTGATTGTTATTTTAAACGATAACGGTATGTCGATTTCACCGACTGTCGGGGCGATGTCCCGCCTGCTCGGCAAAGTCCGATTCGATAAGCGCTATTACAAGACCTCTGAAAACAGTAAAAGGCTTCTTTCTAAATTTGGAATAGGCAACCGTATCTGGGAACTCGGTCAGCGAGTAAAAGGCAGCATGAAGAAAATGATCATGCCGACCACTTTATGGGAAGAGTTTGGGTTTGCTTATACCGGACCAATTGACGGCCATAATATAGCTGACCTAATGTCAGCGCTCGAACAGGCCAAGAACTATTCCCACAAGCCTGCCTTGATCCATGTGGTGACTACCAAAGGCAAGGGCTACGAACCGGCTGAAAGTGACGCGATCAATTTCCACGGGATTTCTCCCAAAGGCAGTCCCAAAAAGAACGGTAACAGCCACAAAGTCCCATCATATAGTGAGATTTTTGCCAGGACGGTAGAAAAGATAGCCCGGGACAACCCAAGAATCGTGGTTATCACCGCTGCGATGCCGGATGGGTACAGTCTGGGTCACATGCAATCGACGATGCCTGACCGCATCTTTGACGTCGGCATTTGCGAACAACATGCGGTAACATTTGCAGCGGGAATGGCAGCACAAGGCATGACTCCGGTCGTTGCCGTTTATTCAACATTTTTACAGCGTGCTTTTGATCAGATAATCCATGACGTTGCGTTGCAAAAACTACCGGTGGTTTTTGCTCTGGACCGGGGCGGTATTGTTGGGGAAGACGGTAAAACTCACCAGGGGATCTTCGACCTTTCATACCTGTCTCTGATTCCAGATCTTATAGTCGCCGCACCCAAAGATGAAAACGAATTGCAACATATGCTTTACACCGCTACCAGGTGCGGCAGGCCCATGGCGGTAAGGTACCCCAGGGGTGCAGGCACCGGTGTGGAATTGGATAACGAATTTAGAGAAATTCCGATAGGTAGCGCCGAAATAGTGCGTCAGGGACACGATGTGGCTGTTTTAGCGGCCGGAGCCAGCGTTGCCGCAGCTCTGGAAGCCGCCGAACTCTTGGAAACGAAGGGGATCAAGGCGACGGTTGTCAACGTGCGGTATATCAGTCCATTGGACGATAATTTGATACTCGAGATCGCCAAAGACATCAAGAGTTTTGTCACGGTCGAAGAGAACGTTCTCGCCGGAGGACTGGGGAGCAGGGTCGCATCCCTCCTAAAAAGAACCGACCTGAACGACGTTAGATTGAAGTCACTTGGCATCCCGGACGAATTTGTTACTCACGGCACCCAGTCAAGGCTCAGGGCTAATTATCATCTGGATGCTGAAGGCATTGCCGGGGAGGTAGCGGCATTCGCCGAAGACGCTGAATTTTCGAAGCAATTCCTGGTTTCGAGTTAG
- a CDS encoding phosphoglycerate kinase, whose protein sequence is MDRMTVRDIDVRDKKVLVRVDFNVPLGPDGHITDDGRIKAAIPTIEYLVENGAKVIIMSHMGRPDGNVVPSLSLKVTAERLAELMRHPVGFVDECVGPKVEEAAAGLGDGDILVLENLRFHPEEEANDPDFAEKLARLGEIFVDDAFGTAHRAHASIVGVTRYLPAVAGLLLEKELISLGHILETPARPFCVLFGGAKIADKVKLLENVMDKVDTILVGGGMAATFLKADNYEVGKSIVDDKLDVAVKLMAKAKKYNIKFLLPKDVIVTGDLTPDARGICVPVEKIPPLGRVVDIGLLTINLFTKELERAKTVFWNGPMGIYEMPQFAEGTKSMADVISRLHATTIIGGGSTAEIVAELKLADKMSFVSTGGGSSMLFLSGEKLPGVEALLKKSGKSG, encoded by the coding sequence ATGGACAGGATGACGGTACGCGACATTGATGTTAGGGACAAGAAAGTGCTTGTACGTGTCGATTTCAATGTCCCTCTCGGCCCGGACGGGCACATCACCGACGACGGGCGCATCAAAGCTGCTATTCCGACCATTGAATACCTGGTTGAGAATGGGGCTAAAGTCATCATCATGTCTCACATGGGAAGGCCTGATGGTAACGTCGTGCCTTCGTTGTCATTAAAAGTTACGGCCGAGAGGCTGGCCGAACTGATGCGCCATCCGGTTGGCTTTGTCGATGAGTGTGTCGGACCTAAGGTAGAGGAAGCGGCAGCTGGGCTTGGAGACGGTGACATTCTCGTCCTGGAGAACCTTCGTTTCCACCCCGAAGAGGAGGCAAACGATCCAGACTTTGCTGAAAAACTGGCCCGGTTGGGTGAAATCTTCGTTGATGATGCCTTCGGCACCGCGCACCGGGCTCACGCTTCTATCGTGGGGGTGACAAGGTACCTTCCTGCCGTAGCTGGTCTGCTCCTTGAGAAAGAACTGATCTCCCTAGGACATATTCTCGAAACACCGGCGCGACCTTTTTGCGTCCTTTTCGGCGGAGCGAAAATCGCTGACAAGGTCAAATTACTGGAAAATGTCATGGATAAGGTCGATACCATCCTCGTGGGTGGTGGCATGGCGGCGACTTTTCTTAAAGCCGACAACTACGAGGTGGGCAAGTCGATTGTCGATGACAAACTCGATGTCGCCGTTAAACTCATGGCCAAAGCTAAGAAGTACAACATCAAGTTCCTACTACCAAAAGATGTCATCGTCACCGGCGATCTGACTCCGGATGCGAGAGGTATCTGCGTACCCGTGGAGAAAATCCCGCCGCTGGGTCGGGTGGTCGATATCGGGCTGCTGACGATCAATCTGTTTACCAAAGAACTTGAACGGGCCAAGACCGTTTTCTGGAACGGGCCGATGGGGATATACGAAATGCCCCAGTTTGCGGAAGGCACGAAATCCATGGCCGACGTCATCAGCCGGCTTCACGCCACCACCATTATCGGCGGCGGTTCAACCGCCGAAATAGTCGCCGAACTCAAGTTGGCCGACAAGATGAGTTTCGTTTCTACCGGAGGCGGCTCATCGATGTTATTTCTTTCGGGCGAAAAACTCCCTGGGGTAGAAGCCCTCCTAAAAAAGAGCGGGAAATCGGGTTAG